From the Thamnophis elegans isolate rThaEle1 chromosome 11, rThaEle1.pri, whole genome shotgun sequence genome, one window contains:
- the LOC116514526 gene encoding uncharacterized protein LOC116514526: MSKLTVECEELRNKTEILTFKNIKLNDEKEAYEEILCREELQRISRCTLLTHGDQKEDKTGAQEKMKPQMVEHQLNHQWLKASVDRIKKSKEPGSNLLRWLQKSLKLLKEDSSERSKHTLPEWLKASATNLPEECPKAAREGVNDWLEESINHLQEKGPETCELDVEGWFQASIIGIQHLQKFRSESRGSRKKKGWLAEPIENPKKGTSCGDVTMLRVEGRKFS, encoded by the exons ATGTCAAAACTGACTGTTGAATGTGAAGAGCTGCGAAACAAAACAGAGATTCTGACGTTTAAAAATATCAAACTTAACGATGAGAAAGAGGCGTACGAAGAAATACTGTGCAG agaggaaCTACAGAGGATAAGCCGCTGCACCTTATTGACACACGGAGACCAGAAGGAAGACAAGACAGGAGCTCAAGAGAAAATGAAGCCTCAGATGGTGGAACATCAATTGAACCATCAATGGCTTAAAGCTTCAGTAGACAGAATTAAAAAATCTAAGGAACCCGGGTCAAATCTTCTGAGGTGGCTGCAGAAATCTCTCAAACTTTTAAAAGAGGATTCCTCTGAACGGTCAAAACACACCCTGCCAGAATGGCTTAAAGCATCTGCCACCAACCTCCCGGAGGAATGTCCTAAGGCAGCCAGGGAGGGTGTGAATGATTGGCTAGAAGAATCAATTAATCATCTCCAGGAAAAAGGGCCAGAAACGTGCGAGTTAGATGTGGAGGGATGGTTTCAAGCATCCATTATAGGAATTCAACATCTTCAAAAGTTCAGGTCAGAGTCACGTGGAAGCCGGAAAAAAAAGGGATGGCTTGCAGAACCAATAGAAAACCCGAAGAAggggacttcctgtggtgacgtcacCATGCTtagggtggagggaaggaagttCTCCTAA
- the LOC116514525 gene encoding uncharacterized protein LOC116514525, which yields MSKLTVECEELRNKTEILTFKNIKLNDEKEAYEEILCREELQRISRCTLLTHGDQKEDKTGAQEKMKPQMVEHQLNHQWLKASVDRIKKSKEPGSNLLRWLQKSLKLLKEDSSERSKHTLPEWLKASATNLPEECPKAAREGVNDWLEESINHLQEKGPETCELDVEGWLQASIIGIQHLQKFRSESRGSRKKKGWLAEPIENPKKKTSCGDVTMLRVEGRKFS from the exons ATGTCAAAACTGACTGTTGAATGTGAAGAGCTGCGAAACAAAACAGAGATTCTGACGTTTAAAAATATCAAACTTAACGATGAGAAAGAGGCGTACGAAGAAATACTGTGCAG agaggaaCTACAGAGGATAAGCCGCTGCACCTTATTGACACACGGAGACCAGAAGGAAGACAAGACAGGAGCTCAAGAGAAAATGAAGCCTCAGATGGTGGAACATCAATTGAACCATCAATGGCTTAAAGCTTCAGTAGACAGAATTAAAAAATCTAAGGAACCCGGGTCAAATCTTCTGAGGTGGCTGCAGAAATCTCTCAAACTTTTAAAAGAGGATTCCTCTGAACGGTCAAAACATACCCTGCCAGAATGGCTTAAAGCATCTGCCACCAACCTCCCGGAGGAATGTCCTAAGGCAGCCAGGGAGGGTGTGAATGATTGGCTAGAAGAATCAATTAATCATCTCCAGGAAAAAGGGCCAGAAACGTGCGAGTTAGATGTGGAGGGATGGCTTCAAGCATCCATTATAGGAATTCAACATCTTCAAAAGTTCAGGTCAGAGTCACGTGGAAGCCGGAAAAAAAAGGGATGGCTTGCAGAACCAATAGAAAACCCGAAGAAGAagacttcctgtggtgacgtcacCATGCTtagggtggagggaaggaagttCTCCTAA